The Blautia pseudococcoides genome segment CTGGGCATAAGGCTGTCTGCCTCCAGATAGAGAAGGTTGGTCAGATACTGCTCCAGCCGTTTTCTGTCGGGGGTGGGAAGGTGCCATGCAGGGTAGGGATAGGACAGACAATGGGACAGCTTCGTGTCAGGACTTGACAACTGTTCCAGATAACTGTCGGAAACCCACATAAGGATACGGCGGCAGGCGTCATGCTGTTCCGGCTCATGCTGGTAATGGTGGAGCTGGTTTTGGCCGATTAAAAGACAGTCGCCCTGTTTCAGATGATAGGTGGTGTTATTGAGCAGGACCGTGTACTGCCCTTCAATTATATATAAGATCTCGTTAAAATTATGAAAATGCATCTCCGTGGCGCCGCTGGGGACTCCGAATTTTTCGTATATCTCAAAATTTTCGTTCAGCATATACTGCCGAGAGTCGTCAGCTGCCATTGTTGGAACTTTTCCTCTTGCCATGTCTGGACCGTCCTTTTTCTGGTAATCAGTGTTGCTGGTCATGCCAGGTGTATGTTGATATCATATTTTTTGAAATAATTCTGGTATTCATCTTCCGGGGGAAGGTCTGTGAATATGTGCTGTACTTCGTTCAGACG includes the following:
- a CDS encoding helix-turn-helix transcriptional regulator: MARGKVPTMAADDSRQYMLNENFEIYEKFGVPSGATEMHFHNFNEILYIIEGQYTVLLNNTTYHLKQGDCLLIGQNQLHHYQHEPEQHDACRRILMWVSDSYLEQLSSPDTKLSHCLSYPYPAWHLPTPDRKRLEQYLTNLLYLEADSLMPRGEARLLKNAYITLFFICLNQICRHSELALTTENTCIHPMIRVLTDFINEHISEPITLDMLAKQAGSSKYHFVRSFKKLTGMTVHDFVTHKRIIKACEMIWDGQPLGDIYQFCGFSDYSSFFRNFKSIYGISPSDFKAFYEKEPLS